A window from Longimicrobium sp. encodes these proteins:
- a CDS encoding homoserine kinase yields MIHPTKATAFAPASTSNLAVGFDILGHPLGFTGDRVTVTRRAAPGVVMGAVTGDVDSLPSDPALNTAGTAVMLLLQDHAPELGMEVEIEKGIPLGSGIGGSAASAVAAAVAANALLPRPLPTAELFPYALQGEVAASGAIHGDNVAPSLFGGLVLVRSALPPDVVSLPSPPTLRCVLVLPDLCVNTRDARAVLPRFVPLGDMIHQTANLAGVIAGCCTGDLELVARSLRDRVVEPHRASLIPGFHDVQAAAMEAGALGCSISGAGPSMFAWCRGDDDGERVRDAMMDAFHRRNIPARGWVSPVNGPGARVEAVE; encoded by the coding sequence GTGATCCATCCGACGAAGGCGACGGCCTTCGCCCCCGCGAGCACCTCGAACCTCGCGGTCGGCTTCGACATCCTGGGCCACCCGCTCGGCTTCACGGGCGACCGGGTGACCGTGACGCGCCGCGCTGCCCCAGGCGTCGTCATGGGCGCGGTAACGGGAGATGTGGATTCGCTCCCTTCCGATCCCGCGCTGAACACCGCCGGCACCGCGGTGATGCTCCTGCTGCAGGACCACGCGCCGGAGCTGGGCATGGAGGTGGAGATCGAGAAGGGAATTCCGCTCGGCTCGGGGATCGGAGGCTCGGCCGCGTCCGCCGTTGCCGCCGCGGTCGCGGCCAACGCGCTGCTGCCGCGCCCGCTCCCGACGGCCGAGCTCTTCCCCTACGCGCTGCAGGGCGAGGTGGCGGCCAGCGGAGCGATCCACGGCGACAACGTGGCGCCCTCGCTCTTCGGCGGGCTGGTGCTGGTGCGCTCGGCCCTGCCGCCCGACGTGGTCTCCCTCCCCTCCCCACCCACCCTGCGCTGCGTGCTGGTGCTTCCCGACCTGTGCGTGAACACGCGCGATGCCCGCGCGGTGCTTCCCCGCTTCGTTCCGCTGGGAGATATGATCCACCAGACAGCGAACCTGGCGGGGGTGATCGCCGGATGCTGCACGGGTGACCTGGAGCTGGTCGCGCGCTCGCTCCGCGACCGGGTGGTGGAGCCGCACCGCGCGTCGCTGATCCCCGGCTTCCACGACGTCCAGGCGGCGGCGATGGAGGCCGGCGCGCTCGGCTGCTCCATCTCCGGCGCCGGCCCCAGCATGTTCGCCTGGTGCCGAGGCGACGACGACGGAGAGCGCGTCCGCGACGCGATGATGGACGCGTTCCACCGCCGCAATATCCCCGCGCGCGGCTGGGTTTCGCCGGTAAACGGCCCCGGCGCGCGGGTGGAGGCGGTGGAATGA
- the thrA gene encoding bifunctional aspartate kinase/homoserine dehydrogenase I, protein MDPQRLVVHKFGGTSLAGAERIRTAAEIVLARPEPRRAVVVSAMAGVTDGLVRAVALAGARDAAYEREIATLRERHLQTAAELLPPDDAAAFEREMERELADVHDVLRAAWILRHAPRGGADMVAGAGEVWSARLLAAYLASRGAGGAWLDAREVLVAEPGEGTARVDWAASQARLREWEARHGGIPTTLVVTGFVASTAAGVPATLGRNGSDYSASIFGALLGADEIHIWTDVDGVMSANPRLVPEAIVLDRLSYREAMELAHFGARVVHPATMGPAVERGIPLYIRNTFHPDAPGTRIDAEGATVRMVKGLSTVEGVALLNLEGTGMRDVPGTAHRLFGALREAGVEALMVSQGSSQNSLCLAVPAASAETARRAADAAFFAERHHGQVGETEVDPDCCLLAVVGDGMAGNPGVAARFFGALGKAGINIRAIAQGSSERNISVVVDGSQAERALRAAHAGLYLSRQTLSIGVIGAGIVGAALLDQLAARAGAIRKGRGVDLRVRALANTRGMAMDGRRIPLHEWRRELQGGEPLDLDAFAAHVQTEHLPHAVIVDCTADESIARRYGDWLRRGIHVVTPNKRANTLDLPYYQELRRLGGGVGAHYLYETTVGAGLPIIQTLRDLIDTGDEVQRVEGVLSGTLSYLFNAFDGVRPFSELVAEARREGYTEPDPRDDLSGADVARKVVILAREMGIGLEMADVALEGLVPDELRGGGVDDFLCRLRDHDEPMTRLWRQAEERGERLRFVGAVDRDGRASVRLRAYPATHAFSRLNLTDNVVQFQTRRYTPNPLIVQGPGAGPEVTAAGVFADLLRLATYLGSAP, encoded by the coding sequence ATGGACCCGCAACGCCTGGTGGTGCACAAGTTCGGCGGAACGAGCCTGGCCGGCGCGGAGCGCATCCGCACCGCCGCGGAGATCGTCCTCGCCCGGCCCGAGCCACGGCGCGCCGTGGTCGTCTCCGCGATGGCGGGGGTGACGGACGGCTTGGTGCGCGCGGTGGCGCTGGCCGGCGCGCGCGACGCCGCGTACGAGCGGGAGATCGCGACGCTGCGCGAGCGCCATCTCCAGACCGCGGCCGAGCTCCTTCCGCCCGACGACGCCGCCGCGTTCGAGCGCGAGATGGAGCGCGAGCTGGCCGACGTGCACGACGTGCTGCGCGCCGCCTGGATCCTCCGCCACGCCCCGCGCGGCGGCGCCGACATGGTGGCCGGCGCCGGCGAGGTGTGGTCCGCGCGCCTCCTGGCCGCGTATCTCGCGTCACGCGGCGCGGGCGGCGCGTGGCTCGACGCGCGCGAGGTACTCGTCGCCGAGCCGGGCGAGGGGACGGCGCGCGTGGACTGGGCGGCATCCCAGGCGCGGCTGCGCGAGTGGGAGGCCCGGCACGGCGGCATCCCGACGACGCTGGTGGTCACCGGCTTCGTCGCCTCCACCGCGGCGGGCGTGCCGGCGACGCTGGGGCGGAACGGGAGCGACTACTCGGCCTCCATCTTCGGAGCGCTGCTGGGCGCGGACGAGATCCACATCTGGACCGACGTGGACGGGGTGATGAGCGCCAATCCCCGCCTCGTTCCCGAGGCCATCGTCCTCGACCGCCTCAGCTACCGCGAGGCGATGGAGCTGGCGCATTTCGGCGCGCGGGTGGTGCATCCCGCCACCATGGGGCCGGCGGTGGAGCGCGGCATCCCCCTCTACATCCGCAACACCTTCCACCCCGACGCGCCGGGGACGCGCATCGACGCCGAAGGCGCCACCGTGCGCATGGTGAAGGGCCTCTCCACCGTCGAAGGCGTCGCGCTGCTGAACCTGGAGGGGACGGGGATGCGCGACGTCCCCGGTACGGCGCATCGCCTCTTCGGCGCGTTGCGCGAGGCGGGCGTCGAGGCGCTGATGGTGAGCCAGGGGAGCTCGCAGAACTCGCTCTGCCTGGCCGTCCCCGCTGCGTCGGCCGAGACGGCGCGGAGGGCGGCGGACGCGGCCTTCTTCGCCGAGCGCCACCACGGGCAGGTGGGCGAGACCGAGGTGGACCCCGACTGCTGCCTCCTGGCCGTCGTCGGCGACGGGATGGCGGGAAATCCCGGCGTCGCCGCGCGCTTCTTCGGCGCCCTGGGGAAGGCGGGGATCAACATCCGCGCGATCGCGCAGGGCTCGTCGGAGCGCAACATCTCCGTGGTGGTCGACGGATCGCAGGCGGAGCGTGCCTTGCGCGCGGCGCACGCGGGGCTGTACCTGTCGCGGCAGACGCTGTCCATCGGGGTGATCGGGGCGGGGATCGTGGGCGCCGCGCTGCTCGACCAGCTGGCCGCGCGCGCGGGGGCGATCCGGAAAGGCCGCGGGGTGGACCTGCGCGTGCGGGCCTTGGCCAACACGCGCGGGATGGCGATGGACGGGCGCCGCATCCCCCTGCACGAGTGGCGTCGCGAGCTGCAGGGCGGCGAGCCGCTGGACCTGGACGCCTTCGCCGCGCACGTGCAGACGGAGCATCTCCCGCACGCGGTGATCGTGGACTGCACGGCCGACGAGTCCATCGCCCGCCGCTATGGCGACTGGCTGCGGCGCGGCATCCACGTCGTCACCCCGAACAAGCGCGCCAACACCCTCGATCTCCCGTACTACCAGGAGCTTCGGAGGCTGGGCGGCGGCGTGGGCGCGCACTACCTGTACGAGACCACGGTCGGCGCCGGGCTCCCCATCATCCAGACGCTGCGCGACCTGATCGACACGGGCGACGAGGTGCAGCGCGTGGAGGGCGTCCTTTCGGGGACGCTGTCGTATCTCTTCAACGCCTTCGACGGGGTGCGGCCGTTCTCCGAGCTGGTGGCCGAGGCGCGGCGCGAGGGGTACACCGAGCCCGACCCGCGCGACGACCTGTCCGGCGCCGACGTGGCCCGAAAGGTGGTGATTTTGGCCAGGGAGATGGGGATCGGGCTGGAGATGGCGGACGTGGCGCTGGAGGGGCTGGTGCCGGACGAGCTGCGCGGCGGCGGCGTGGACGACTTCCTCTGCCGCCTGCGCGATCACGACGAGCCGATGACGCGCCTCTGGCGCCAGGCCGAGGAGCGCGGCGAGCGGCTGCGCTTCGTCGGAGCAGTGGACCGCGACGGGCGCGCGAGCGTGCGGCTCCGCGCGTATCCCGCCACGCACGCGTTCTCGCGATTGAACCTCACCGACAACGTGGTGCAGTTCCAGACGCGGCGGTACACGCCCAACCCCCTGATCGTGCAGGGCCCCGGCGCCGGCCCCGAGGTCACCGCCGCCGGCGTGTTCGCCGACCTGCTGCGCCTCGCCACCTACCTGGGGTCCGCGCCGTGA
- the pheA gene encoding prephenate dehydratase, protein MDDNHPIEAPRVAFQGELGAYSDEAVRLFFGAAAEPVPCRDFDAVGERTTAGEVDYGLLPIENSLAGSVVPSYDVLSSTDLAVVGEIVCPIHHCVLAAPGAAEAGLRRVLSHPVALAQCRRWLAAHPGVEVVSWYDTAGAAKTIAAEGDLATAAIAGRLAAERYGLQVIEEHVEDRPDNQTRFLVVARAGAPLPRPPADSSSGMTTALLAETANAPGALLRLLQPFAERGVNLTKLESRPAEQPWSYRFFLEIDGGAELSPVREALADAHENSASLRVLGSYPRWLA, encoded by the coding sequence ATGGACGACAACCATCCGATCGAGGCCCCGCGCGTCGCCTTCCAGGGCGAGCTGGGGGCGTACAGCGACGAGGCGGTGCGGCTGTTCTTCGGCGCGGCGGCCGAGCCGGTACCATGCCGCGACTTCGACGCGGTGGGCGAGCGCACCACGGCGGGCGAGGTCGACTACGGGCTGCTCCCCATCGAGAACTCGCTGGCCGGGAGCGTGGTGCCCAGCTACGACGTGCTCTCGTCCACCGATCTGGCCGTGGTGGGCGAGATCGTCTGCCCGATCCACCACTGCGTGCTCGCCGCCCCCGGCGCGGCGGAGGCGGGGCTGCGGCGCGTGCTGTCGCACCCGGTGGCGCTCGCGCAGTGCAGGCGATGGCTCGCGGCGCATCCTGGCGTCGAGGTGGTCTCGTGGTACGACACCGCGGGTGCCGCCAAGACGATCGCGGCCGAGGGCGACCTGGCGACCGCGGCCATCGCCGGGCGGCTGGCGGCGGAGCGCTACGGGCTGCAGGTCATCGAGGAGCACGTGGAGGACCGGCCGGACAACCAGACGCGCTTCCTGGTCGTCGCGCGCGCGGGCGCGCCGCTCCCCCGCCCTCCCGCGGACTCGTCGAGCGGGATGACGACGGCGCTGCTGGCAGAGACGGCCAACGCGCCGGGCGCGCTTCTCCGCCTGCTGCAACCGTTCGCCGAGCGCGGCGTGAACCTGACCAAGCTGGAGTCGCGCCCTGCCGAGCAGCCGTGGAGCTACCGCTTCTTCCTGGAGATCGACGGCGGGGCGGAGCTGTCGCCCGTGCGCGAGGCACTGGCGGACGCGCACGAGAATTCAGCGTCGCTCCGCGTCCTCGGCAGCTACCCGCGCTGGCTCGCGTAA